One window of Sphingobacteriales bacterium genomic DNA carries:
- the ftsY gene encoding signal recognition particle-docking protein FtsY — MSFFGKFFSKETKDDLDKGLQKSNQNIFSKISKAIAGKDVVDEEVLDQIEEALVACDISVPTVIKIIDRLEARVAREKYLNSEEVYIMLKEEIIALLTENNTPDYSDFDLPETKPFPYVMLIVGVNGVGKTTTIGKLAHQFKKRGKNVILGAADTFRAAAVEQLTIWAERANVPIIKQGQGADPAAVAFDTVQSAVARNMEVVLIDTAGRLHNKKHLMDELGKIKRVIQKVSPDMPHDVMLILDGSTGQNAIAQAEEFMKATEVTAIAVTKLDGTAKGGAVIGISDRFGIPIRYIGVGEGIEQLQIFNKKEFVDSLFKR; from the coding sequence ATGAGTTTTTTTGGCAAATTCTTTTCAAAAGAAACAAAAGACGATCTCGATAAAGGACTACAGAAAAGCAATCAGAACATCTTTTCTAAAATATCAAAAGCCATTGCCGGCAAAGATGTAGTTGATGAAGAAGTGCTTGACCAAATTGAAGAAGCCCTTGTTGCCTGCGATATCAGTGTTCCTACGGTAATCAAAATTATTGACCGCCTCGAAGCCAGAGTAGCCCGCGAAAAATACCTCAATTCAGAAGAGGTTTATATCATGCTGAAAGAGGAAATCATCGCCCTGCTCACTGAAAACAATACCCCCGACTATTCTGATTTTGATTTGCCCGAAACCAAACCCTTCCCCTATGTTATGCTGATTGTAGGCGTAAACGGAGTGGGGAAAACGACAACAATTGGCAAATTAGCCCATCAGTTTAAAAAAAGAGGCAAAAATGTGATCTTAGGCGCAGCCGATACTTTCAGGGCAGCAGCAGTAGAACAATTGACTATTTGGGCGGAACGCGCCAATGTGCCGATTATCAAACAAGGACAGGGTGCCGATCCTGCAGCAGTCGCTTTTGATACCGTACAATCGGCAGTGGCCAGAAATATGGAGGTCGTGTTGATTGATACTGCCGGAAGGCTGCATAACAAAAAACACCTGATGGACGAGTTGGGTAAAATCAAGCGGGTAATTCAAAAAGTTTCGCCGGATATGCCCCACGATGTAATGCTCATCCTCGATGGATCCACCGGACAAAATGCCATTGCTCAGGCAGAAGAGTTTATGAAAGCAACCGAAGTAACTGCCATTGCAGTAACTAAATTAGACGGAACCGCCAAAGGTGGTGCGGTTATTGGAATTTCAGACAGGTTTGGTATTCCTATCCGGTATATAGGGGTGGGCGAAGGAATTGAACAATTACAGATATTTAACAAGAAAGAATTTGTTGACAGCCTGTTTAAACGTTGA
- a CDS encoding DUF4295 family protein yields MGKVSKNARVNRGSKEGGKSHVKIVVSEKNPVTGQYSYKEKIIHRDQLDEALKGF; encoded by the coding sequence ATGGGTAAAGTCAGTAAAAACGCCCGTGTAAACCGGGGATCAAAAGAAGGCGGTAAAAGCCACGTAAAAATTGTGGTTAGTGAAAAAAACCCCGTAACAGGACAATATTCCTATAAAGAAAAAATCATACACAGAGATCAGTTGGACGAAGCATTAAAAGGTTTCTAA
- the rpmG gene encoding 50S ribosomal protein L33: MAKKSKENRIQVILECTEHKQSGMPGTSRYVTTKNRKNTPARIELKKYNSILKRYTVHKEIK; this comes from the coding sequence ATGGCTAAGAAAAGCAAAGAAAACAGAATTCAGGTGATTTTGGAATGTACCGAGCATAAACAAAGCGGAATGCCGGGCACATCGCGGTATGTAACCACTAAAAACCGCAAAAACACACCCGCAAGAATAGAGTTGAAAAAATACAACAGTATTTTGAAACGTTATACAGTTCATAAAGAAATAAAATAA
- a CDS encoding 50S ribosomal protein L28, giving the protein MSRICELTGKKPITGNSVSHSNRKTKRWFYPNLQTKRFYLPEEDQWITIKVSTSALRTINKKGLYAYLKDLQKKGS; this is encoded by the coding sequence ATGTCAAGAATATGTGAATTAACCGGAAAAAAGCCCATAACAGGTAATAGTGTTTCACACTCTAACCGCAAAACAAAGCGTTGGTTTTACCCCAACCTTCAAACTAAACGGTTTTACCTGCCCGAAGAAGATCAGTGGATTACCATTAAAGTATCAACTTCGGCCTTGCGTACTATCAACAAAAAAGGATTGTATGCTTATTTGAAAGATTTGCAAAAAAAAGGTTCCTAA
- a CDS encoding SLC13 family permease: MEIALVLTIFVLVIVLFSIEVISPDIITLLMLVVLIVTGILTPKEAFEGLSSDFTIMLACIFIISASMQNNGVMDWMSRKLKNVDSMGEIGIMVIVMLVAGSISAFMNNTTVTAILIPSVISIARRINISPSRLLMPLAFATLFGGTCTLIGTSTNVAGSAYMAKAGLAPIGMFELLPMGLMVWAAGTFSMLTIGRKLLPKNLEGSLTDRFNIRQYLSEIIVLADSKLLDKPVFQLDFGDIKVLKVLRNKLPIFPDTDTKIEPDDLLLVEGDREELIQMRKNKGIDILGSVISETDLESEDVKLAELMVLPQSELVNNTLKEIDFRRKYHLSVLAIHRKNYNFNEKIGHVQIKVGDVLLVQGKKNDLNLIRKNPDFIVINELEDVKSVDLRKGALTVGAFALAVLVGSIGLLPLSVAFLLAAIFTVLTRCIDMENAYSSIDWRLLILIGGMTSFGLAMEKTGTDLFMAKHIVQLLEPLGVYFILGGFMILTILLTQPMSNAAAAMVVLPLAIQTATSLGVNERTFAIGVIVSASISMITPFEPANILVYGPGQYRIKDYLKVGGVLTFISLLLLLYMIPIIWPL, encoded by the coding sequence ATGGAAATTGCTTTAGTTCTCACCATATTTGTTTTAGTAATTGTTCTGTTTTCCATCGAAGTTATATCTCCCGATATCATCACGCTATTGATGTTGGTGGTGTTGATTGTAACGGGAATTTTAACACCCAAAGAGGCTTTTGAAGGATTGAGCAGCGATTTTACCATCATGTTGGCCTGTATTTTTATCATTAGTGCTTCCATGCAAAACAACGGCGTGATGGACTGGATGAGCCGGAAATTAAAAAATGTGGACAGCATGGGCGAAATTGGCATTATGGTGATAGTTATGCTCGTAGCCGGTTCAATTTCAGCATTTATGAACAATACAACTGTTACGGCTATCTTGATTCCATCGGTCATCAGTATAGCAAGACGCATCAATATTTCTCCGTCAAGACTGTTGATGCCGTTGGCTTTTGCCACTTTGTTCGGCGGAACCTGCACCCTGATAGGCACTTCTACAAACGTAGCAGGCAGTGCCTATATGGCAAAGGCGGGGTTAGCTCCAATCGGAATGTTTGAATTGTTACCTATGGGATTGATGGTTTGGGCTGCCGGTACTTTCTCAATGCTTACGATAGGACGTAAATTATTGCCCAAAAATTTGGAGGGAAGCCTGACCGACCGGTTTAATATCCGGCAATATCTGAGTGAAATCATAGTATTGGCAGATTCAAAACTACTCGATAAACCGGTATTTCAACTCGATTTTGGCGATATCAAAGTGTTAAAAGTCCTTCGAAACAAATTGCCCATTTTTCCGGATACCGATACCAAAATAGAACCGGACGACCTGCTTTTGGTAGAAGGCGACCGAGAAGAACTCATACAGATGAGAAAAAACAAAGGCATTGATATATTGGGTTCGGTAATCAGTGAAACAGACCTTGAAAGCGAAGATGTAAAACTTGCGGAACTGATGGTGTTGCCTCAATCCGAATTGGTCAACAACACGTTAAAAGAAATTGACTTCAGACGCAAGTACCATCTGTCGGTGCTGGCAATACATCGAAAGAACTATAATTTTAATGAAAAAATAGGACATGTACAAATAAAAGTAGGTGATGTTCTGTTGGTTCAGGGTAAAAAAAACGACCTCAACCTCATTCGCAAGAACCCGGATTTTATTGTAATTAACGAGCTGGAAGATGTCAAATCTGTTGATTTAAGAAAAGGGGCTTTGACCGTAGGAGCTTTTGCATTGGCAGTTTTAGTCGGTTCAATTGGGTTGCTCCCGTTAAGCGTAGCTTTTTTGCTCGCAGCAATTTTTACGGTTTTAACGCGGTGCATTGATATGGAAAATGCCTATAGTTCCATAGACTGGAGGTTGTTGATTTTAATAGGTGGAATGACTTCCTTTGGCTTGGCGATGGAGAAAACAGGCACAGATCTGTTTATGGCTAAACATATTGTTCAGCTTCTTGAGCCTTTGGGGGTGTATTTTATCCTTGGAGGTTTTATGATATTGACCATTTTGCTTACACAGCCCATGTCAAATGCCGCTGCTGCCATGGTGGTATTGCCTTTAGCCATACAAACAGCAACTTCTCTTGGGGTCAATGAGCGCACATTTGCCATTGGAGTCATTGTTTCAGCTTCCATTTCTATGATTACCCCATTTGAACCGGCCAATATTTTAGTCTATGGACCCGGGCAATACCGGATCAAAGATTATTTAAAAGTAGGAGGGGTGTTAACCTTTATTTCCCTGCTGTTATTGCTTTATATGATACCGATTATCTGGCCATTGTAA